The Aspergillus flavus chromosome 6, complete sequence nucleotide sequence TAGAAGGCTTTTCAACCGGTCGTGATTCCCAAATTCGTTCCGTTAAACAGGCACCGACGCATCGACTATCCTTCATATGCAGGAAAACCTTGTAACGGTCCACTTTCTCCGATACGCCATTTTTGCGCAAGTGTGTTGGAGGTTCGGTCTGGCTCCATAGGACATCATCTTGAATCTCAGGGGAAGACAACTCCTTATTGATAACCTCAAGAACTTTCTTCGCCTGATTCTTCGCGGTCGGAGACGCTTTTCGATCGACAATGACTACATACCCCTCATCGAAGCGAGTAGCCTCATAAACCCAGCGCGATGCATTTGCCCTCATGAATGCTTTACCCAGATCCACTCCTGTCGAATTCATGTCATGAAACTTCTTATGTAGGGCTGCATCCTCCGAGTTCGACGGCACATATTCCATTCCACAGGTCGCGCAGGTTCTTCTCACTTCGTGCCCTAGGTCAAGTTGCATCTGTTTTAAGACGGGTTGCTGTGAcgctgccttcttcttgggaggGTCTACCGACGCGCGTACACTATTGGAGTTGACCTCAGTGAGCGGGGAGCTATTGCCAGTTTCCTTGTTCGCCGATTGTTTGCGTTTGAGGAACGCGAAAGTGGGTTTTCGCGTGTTGGCCGGAGGTGAACTCAACCGAGGCGGCGGTGAGGACGGAGGTGTAGACAGGTCATCATCCTGCGTTCCTTCGGAGAGAAGGATGGAATTGCGACGCGATGGACTGGACAGGACAGCGGCGGACGACTCACGAATGGCGTATTGGATGCTGTTCTCTGCCTCGTCCGATTCATTCCCCGATTGAACGCGTCTTTTCTTAGCCGCTGGACTCTGGTCATCATCATAGACGCGCCATACGGGTCTACCGTACGTTTTCATCATAAGGCCTCTAGATGTTCAGTGATTAGCTCAAGTGGCGGAATCCAAGGGGTAGGAGAATCAGGCAACGAATCACGTACCGCTTGAATGAATTTGTTACAGTCCACGGCATCTCCCTGTTTCAAAACATATATTCGAGCGAGCCAAGCATCTATGGCCTTCCTGGTTTATGCGATAAAAGGTAGGATGGAAGTTGTAAGATCAAAAGCAACGAAGATCAAAGACGTAGAAAAAGGTGGGAGGTGTTTATTATGATTTCACTGATGATGATTTATTTTCCAAATTGGCGGAAGGCTTCGGCGGCCAACTGATCGACAGGTGACGGAACGCGTGCCCAGGAACTAGTCCCCATTTAGTCATATTGCTCGCCGGGCGCAAAGAAACCCATAGTGAGAGGACTTGCACCAAAACGCCGCCTTCTCCTGATTGACAAAGGGAGGGTTTCCTTCACCCACTTACGTTAATAGTACTTCGTACCCAGGATTCTCAAATGGTGACCAAGTAGTCAGTCCGTTTATGGGATCACAGTGATATATGTGTTTCGGTGAATCctcgaggaaggagaaagaacgAACTGTGACTGATTATCAAGGGATGGGGGTGGACGTAAGAAGATCCGCAAGAAGCAGGGGAGGACAGTCTCCAGCTTATAACCCGAGAAGAGTGACTGTTACCTAGATGGGTTTCGCTGAATTCTGCCGGTTGTTGGAGGAGACTTTGGTTCCAGGAGAATGCTAAGAGTTCATCTAATATATGTACACATATCAAAGGAATCCACTAATGCTTGGAGATTGTGGAACTCTAGACACGGGGCATCAGCTCTCCTGTCTCTCGTCGCTGTCGTGTTATGTTTCCCAAACTTATATCCGACTTCGCCTCCTTAAATAATGAACAGCGATACGGCCACCAACCACATCAGTCGTACATTCGTTGCAGTATGTTAGGATACTGAGGACCTATTGTTAGTCATCTGTTAGGTAGTCATAGATCACTTAGGTACTGTGATGGACCAGTCAGCTTTTGTGATGAGGTGGCAAGCTTGTTCTTTTGTcgtatttctttcttcttcaaggacATGGAAGTAAATCGAAGAGTACCTCATGATGAAGGGATTCTCCCTCTGTATTACTTATTTTAGGTTATTTGCCGTTGGTTGACTGGAATTCCAAGTAGACTAGATGATTCCCCCCGGTGcatactacggagtacatacatacataccgtTCAATGAGTGGATATTCACAGATCTACTGGAGGATCAAACCAGCCTCGTCCATGCCCTTGCTGATGGATCTAGCGACCTTACTGGACAGAAGAGCTGTGACGGTGTTTGCGCCTAACAAGTAATTATActtataattctaattttaattttttattattttccctttttctttttttcgttttttttcttttttttggagg carries:
- a CDS encoding putative sister chromatid cohesion acetyltransferase Eco1; translated protein: MMKTYGRPVWRVYDDDQSPAAKKRRVQSGNESDEAENSIQYAIRESSAAVLSSPSRRNSILLSEGTQDDDLSTPPSSPPPRLSSPPANTRKPTFAFLKRKQSANKETGNSSPLTEVNSNSVRASVDPPKKKAASQQPVLKQMQLDLGHEVRRTCATCGMEYVPSNSEDAALHKKFHDMNSTGVDLGKAFMRANASRWVYEATRFDEGYVVIVDRKASPTAKNQAKKVLEVINKELSSPEIQDDVLWSQTEPPTHLRKNGVSEKVDRYKVFLHMKDSRCVGACLTERIWESRPVEKPSSQTNRTDPAVTVRNETHPAIVGISRIWTSGSSRRKGIAMDLLDCVVSNFIYGMEIPKERMAFSQPTESGRALAQSFFGDDEWHVYEES